In 'Nostoc azollae' 0708, the following are encoded in one genomic region:
- a CDS encoding RuBisCO accumulation factor 1, protein MTELQSNSQDTDHTVNDTAQELLVKLRQKQGNWVEWGKAIGFLQKNGYNPQDIFEATGFEPIQQNQVIVGSQVYSALEKCGASEATRAYYGTRASDILYELRLLTQEDRAAAADLIFLHKLDIDEAREIAKAIKDFSRFSTPPQGFTEHPGDAVAYQAWKLARQNSDLQERSRLIAKGLRFVNSPTARKQIEQLLTDFTVIAQRPAPILPFFRLESDEDLPRIVPVVGELPLTPKHVRSVPIITEVEPFRIVKFAGEQAWVALPGWQVLQSAEDPVVIVASSDIFPNPTQTKIEPVIVVIDRAQRQWDPSSYFAFENSGEVDFQWFETAPENTLLGKIIIILRPKKVLDEEFTKDSWQIDE, encoded by the coding sequence ATGACTGAATTACAATCCAACTCTCAAGATACTGATCATACTGTTAACGATACAGCACAAGAATTATTAGTCAAGTTAAGACAAAAACAAGGTAACTGGGTAGAATGGGGGAAGGCGATAGGCTTCCTCCAAAAAAATGGTTACAATCCCCAAGATATCTTTGAAGCCACTGGATTTGAGCCAATCCAACAGAATCAAGTGATTGTTGGTTCTCAGGTTTACAGTGCTTTAGAAAAGTGTGGCGCATCTGAAGCAACAAGGGCATACTACGGGACAAGAGCTAGTGATATTCTCTACGAACTACGCTTACTGACTCAAGAAGATCGAGCCGCAGCCGCAGACCTGATTTTTCTCCATAAACTCGACATAGACGAAGCGCGGGAGATAGCCAAAGCAATTAAGGATTTTTCTCGCTTCTCCACACCACCACAAGGTTTTACCGAACATCCAGGGGATGCAGTAGCTTATCAAGCTTGGAAATTAGCCAGACAAAACTCCGATTTACAAGAGCGATCACGCTTAATTGCTAAGGGGTTACGTTTTGTTAATTCGCCCACAGCCAGAAAACAAATCGAACAACTACTAACTGATTTTACCGTAATTGCCCAACGTCCAGCCCCAATTCTCCCCTTTTTCCGTCTAGAATCAGACGAAGACTTACCCAGAATTGTCCCTGTAGTGGGTGAGTTGCCATTAACACCAAAACATGTACGTTCCGTACCCATAATTACAGAAGTTGAACCATTTCGCATTGTCAAATTTGCCGGAGAACAAGCTTGGGTAGCTTTACCAGGTTGGCAAGTGTTACAGTCAGCAGAAGATCCAGTAGTAATTGTTGCCAGTAGTGATATTTTCCCCAACCCCACACAAACCAAAATAGAACCAGTTATAGTCGTCATAGATCGGGCCCAAAGACAATGGGATCCATCTAGTTACTTTGCATTTGAGAACTCTGGAGAAGTTGATTTTCAATGGTTTGAAACAGCACCAGAAAACACTTTATTAGGAAAAATCATCATTATTTTACGTCCTAAGAAAGTTCTCGATGAAGAATTTACCAAAGACTCTTGGCAAATTGACGAATAA
- a CDS encoding response regulator, protein MNNPNVEVDTINRPLSSRERNQKLKILVVDDEQDNLDLLYRTFRRDFNVLKADSGSNALQLLEAEGEVAVIISDQRMPEMKGTEFLSRTVPQFPDTVRIILTGFTDIEDLVEAINAGQVFKYITKPWDSGELKEVVQRAAATYDLLKQRTEELRRANSQMHLLTVLVEVTQVASSLEATLIPIAKAFSETFTADSCIVQLIEGNTLTETQGAYSDKGVVDNWLSQDPLAKNAIATGQIQSSLNIPKDPNLNSLTHYQAAGVEAHLIIPIIYRQQMLGVLSLQWQEPCYLRADELKLIHLSVELIAIALSSSYRGLEV, encoded by the coding sequence ATGAATAACCCTAATGTCGAAGTTGATACAATTAACCGTCCATTAAGTAGCCGCGAACGGAATCAAAAGCTCAAAATCCTCGTAGTTGATGATGAACAAGATAATCTAGATTTGCTGTATCGCACCTTTCGCCGTGATTTTAATGTCCTCAAGGCTGATAGTGGTTCAAATGCGCTGCAACTGTTGGAAGCAGAGGGTGAAGTGGCGGTAATTATCTCTGATCAGCGGATGCCAGAAATGAAAGGAACTGAATTTCTGAGCCGAACTGTACCACAATTTCCCGATACAGTTAGAATTATTCTTACCGGTTTCACTGATATTGAAGATTTGGTAGAGGCTATTAATGCTGGTCAAGTTTTCAAGTACATTACCAAACCGTGGGACTCTGGAGAACTGAAAGAAGTGGTGCAAAGAGCAGCAGCAACCTATGATTTACTGAAGCAACGCACAGAAGAATTGCGCCGTGCTAATTCCCAAATGCACCTTTTGACTGTTTTAGTGGAAGTGACACAAGTTGCTTCTAGTTTAGAAGCAACTCTAATTCCTATCGCTAAAGCCTTTAGTGAAACTTTTACTGCCGATAGCTGTATTGTACAACTTATAGAAGGAAATACTCTGACGGAAACCCAAGGTGCTTACAGTGATAAAGGAGTAGTTGACAATTGGCTCTCCCAAGATCCACTAGCCAAAAACGCGATCGCCACTGGCCAAATCCAATCATCTCTCAATATACCTAAAGACCCTAATCTCAACAGTCTTACTCACTACCAAGCAGCTGGTGTGGAAGCACATTTAATTATCCCCATTATTTATCGACAGCAAATGTTGGGAGTGTTATCGCTACAGTGGCAAGAACCTTGTTATTTAAGAGCAGATGAACTTAAACTCATACATCTATCAGTAGAATTAATAGCAATCGCCTTATCGAGTAGTTATAGGGGTCTAGAGGTGTAG
- the ubiE gene encoding bifunctional demethylmenaquinone methyltransferase/2-methoxy-6-polyprenyl-1,4-benzoquinol methylase UbiE — protein MTNEIPDIFIRDIFNRIAPVYDQLNDRLSLGQHRIWKEMTVKWSAAKPGDTCLDLCCGSGDLTFRLARYVGVNGKVYGMDFSCNLLETAKQRCQIYYPQPAIDWIEADVLNLPFDNNQFDAITMGYGLRNVKDIPRSLQEIHRVLKPGGKAAILDFHRPDNGIFRAFQKWYLDNLVVPLATNLGVKEEYAYISSSLDHFPTGRQQVEIARQAGFTNATHYPISNGMMGVLVIGNG, from the coding sequence ATGACTAACGAAATTCCTGACATTTTCATTCGTGACATTTTCAACCGTATTGCTCCCGTATATGACCAATTAAACGACCGGTTAAGTTTGGGACAACACCGGATATGGAAAGAAATGACTGTAAAATGGAGTGCAGCTAAACCAGGAGATACTTGCTTGGATTTGTGTTGTGGTAGTGGTGATTTAACTTTTAGACTGGCGCGATATGTAGGAGTGAACGGAAAAGTATATGGTATGGACTTTTCTTGTAACTTACTGGAAACTGCTAAACAGCGTTGCCAAATATATTACCCCCAACCAGCTATAGACTGGATAGAAGCTGATGTGCTAAACCTGCCCTTTGACAACAATCAATTTGATGCGATCACCATGGGCTATGGGTTGAGAAATGTTAAAGATATACCTCGTAGTCTTCAAGAAATACATCGTGTCCTCAAACCTGGTGGGAAAGCAGCAATATTAGACTTTCATCGCCCTGATAATGGCATATTTCGGGCTTTTCAGAAGTGGTATTTAGATAACCTGGTTGTTCCCCTAGCAACTAATTTGGGTGTCAAGGAAGAATATGCTTATATTAGTTCCAGCTTAGACCACTTCCCCACAGGTAGACAGCAAGTAGAAATAGCGCGTCAAGCGGGTTTTACTAACGCCACACACTATCCCATCTCTAACGGTATGATGGGAGTGTTGGTAATTGGTAATGGGTAA
- a CDS encoding DUF445 domain-containing protein — MDWSHLWLYISPPILGGVIGYFTNDIAIKMLFRPYRPIYILGRRVPFTPGLIPANQERLAKNISNTIMGSLLTPEELQKLARRLLQTERVQGAISWLLQLAVEQIQGDKNQKSIKIVAGILRDLLGESLPRLLKVLARQENFLEAQINQIFDQILLESQLSEEQSTRLADWLLQVVLPPDALRQAIVDFLTDRTIQTIDDSFREKTSGTYWVVANLFGLRNTLTRLRTFCLDEKEATNKRLQELIQDLQMRDRLKKLLQDLSLQNLPVATVRQLRKTSRESVHYYLQNSGSTLLEELTESADWKNIASLLLKRLGNSSVIGTSLEVVSKELALILERYLEKDLEVIVAQVIPILSIDQVIIDRVKATSPADLEAGIEGIVKNELQAIVTLGGILGFVVGLLQVGFLFLSRY, encoded by the coding sequence GTGGATTGGTCTCATCTTTGGCTTTATATATCACCCCCAATTCTGGGTGGAGTTATTGGCTATTTCACAAATGATATAGCCATAAAAATGCTATTTCGCCCTTATCGACCTATCTATATTCTTGGCCGAAGAGTGCCTTTTACTCCTGGATTGATACCTGCTAATCAGGAGCGTTTGGCGAAAAATATTTCTAATACCATTATGGGATCGTTGTTAACGCCAGAGGAATTACAAAAGCTGGCGCGGCGACTCCTACAAACAGAAAGAGTACAAGGCGCGATTTCTTGGTTATTACAGTTAGCAGTTGAACAAATTCAAGGTGATAAAAATCAGAAAAGTATCAAAATTGTGGCAGGAATTTTACGGGATTTGTTGGGAGAATCCTTACCTCGATTACTGAAGGTTTTGGCTCGTCAAGAGAATTTTTTAGAAGCGCAAATTAACCAGATTTTTGACCAAATATTACTGGAATCTCAACTGAGTGAAGAACAATCTACACGCTTGGCTGATTGGTTGTTACAAGTAGTTTTACCACCGGATGCGTTAAGACAAGCAATAGTTGACTTTTTAACAGACCGCACAATTCAAACTATTGATGATAGCTTTCGAGAAAAAACTAGTGGTACTTACTGGGTAGTAGCAAATCTGTTTGGTTTACGTAATACTCTGACTCGATTAAGGACATTTTGTTTAGATGAAAAAGAGGCTACTAATAAGCGATTGCAAGAATTAATTCAAGATTTGCAAATGCGCGATCGCCTCAAAAAATTACTACAGGATTTATCTTTACAAAACTTACCAGTTGCTACAGTCCGTCAACTTAGAAAAACCAGCAGGGAAAGTGTTCATTATTACCTCCAAAATAGTGGTAGCACTTTGTTAGAGGAATTAACGGAATCAGCAGACTGGAAAAATATTGCTAGTTTGTTATTAAAGCGTCTTGGTAATTCATCTGTTATTGGTACTTCTTTGGAAGTAGTGTCTAAAGAATTAGCTTTAATTTTAGAACGGTATTTGGAAAAAGATTTAGAAGTAATTGTCGCACAAGTAATTCCTATTTTGTCTATAGATCAAGTGATTATTGATCGTGTAAAAGCAACTTCTCCTGCTGATTTAGAAGCCGGAATTGAAGGAATTGTTAAAAATGAATTACAAGCAATTGTGACTTTAGGTGGAATTTTGGGTTTTGTTGTCGGGTTGTTACAAGTAGGTTTTCTATTTTTGAGTCGATATTAA
- a CDS encoding NYN domain-containing protein translates to MGSMMNRLSIFVDGNNMFYAQQKNGWFFDPRRVLEYFKNEQPETTLINAFWYTGLKDPQDQRGFRDALISLGYTVRTKILKEYYDDVSGRYSQKANLDIEIVVDMFNTVDQYDRVVLFSGDGDFERAIELLRSKNTHITVVSTEGMIARELRNATDRYIDLNDIRDQIEKTEA, encoded by the coding sequence ATGGGTTCTATGATGAATCGTCTGTCTATTTTTGTAGACGGAAACAATATGTTCTATGCTCAACAAAAAAATGGCTGGTTTTTCGACCCACGACGAGTATTAGAATATTTCAAAAATGAGCAGCCAGAGACAACATTAATTAATGCTTTTTGGTACACAGGCTTAAAAGATCCACAAGATCAGCGCGGTTTTAGAGATGCACTCATTAGTTTAGGATATACAGTACGCACTAAAATTCTCAAAGAATACTATGATGATGTCTCTGGTCGTTACTCGCAAAAAGCAAATTTAGATATTGAAATTGTTGTCGATATGTTTAATACGGTAGACCAATACGACCGAGTTGTTTTATTCAGCGGTGATGGAGATTTTGAGAGAGCGATCGAACTATTACGTTCAAAGAATACGCATATTACAGTTGTATCAACAGAAGGAATGATAGCCAGGGAGTTACGTAATGCTACTGATAGATATATAGACTTGAATGATATTAGAGACCAAATAGAGAAAACCGAAGCTTAG
- a CDS encoding 2-isopropylmalate synthase produces the protein MSNQADRIIIFDTTLRDGEQCPGATLNIDEKLIIAKQLARLGVDIIEAGFAVASPGDFEAVHKIAQTVGTENGPVICSLARARHDDIKAAAEAIKPAAKGRIHTFIATSDIHLQYKLKKTKPEVISITEEMVAYAKSFTDDVEFSPEDAGRSDPEFLYQVLERAITAGATTVNIPDTVGYTTPSEFGAIIKGITENVPNIDKAIISVHGHNDLGLAVANFLEAVKIGARQLECTINGIGERAGNAALEELVMALHVRRQYFNPFFGRPADSQESLTNIDTKQIYKTSRLVSNLTGMLVQPNKAIVGANAFAHESGIHQDGVLKNKLTYEIMDAQLIGLTDNQIVLGKHSGRNAFRTRLRELSFELSDKDLNKAFIRFKEVADKKKEISDWDLEAIVNDEIQQAPDLFRVELVQVSCGSNTQPTATVTLRTPNGEELTDAAIGTGPIDAVYKAINRVVNVPNELIEFSVQSVTGGIDALGEVTIRLSYESCVFSGHAANTDIIVASAQAYVNALNRLYAALQQQVKEEVTA, from the coding sequence ATGAGCAATCAAGCAGACAGAATTATCATATTTGATACGACACTGCGAGATGGAGAACAGTGTCCAGGTGCGACTTTAAACATAGATGAAAAGCTAATTATTGCTAAACAGTTAGCGCGTTTGGGTGTAGATATAATTGAAGCAGGATTTGCCGTTGCTAGTCCAGGTGATTTTGAAGCAGTCCACAAAATTGCCCAAACAGTAGGAACGGAAAATGGACCGGTAATTTGTAGTTTGGCCAGAGCTAGACATGATGATATCAAAGCCGCAGCAGAAGCGATCAAACCGGCTGCTAAGGGCAGAATTCATACTTTTATTGCTACTTCTGATATTCACCTGCAATATAAGCTAAAAAAAACCAAACCAGAAGTGATCTCTATTACTGAAGAAATGGTAGCTTATGCCAAAAGTTTCACTGATGATGTGGAATTTTCTCCTGAAGATGCTGGACGGTCTGATCCAGAATTTTTGTATCAGGTTTTGGAGAGAGCGATCACAGCTGGTGCAACAACAGTTAACATTCCTGATACGGTAGGTTACACTACACCAAGTGAATTTGGGGCTATTATCAAAGGCATTACAGAAAATGTCCCCAACATCGACAAAGCTATTATTTCCGTTCACGGTCATAATGATTTGGGTTTAGCTGTTGCCAACTTCTTAGAAGCTGTGAAAATTGGCGCAAGGCAACTAGAATGTACCATCAATGGTATTGGTGAACGGGCAGGAAATGCTGCACTCGAAGAATTAGTAATGGCACTGCACGTGCGGCGGCAATATTTTAACCCCTTCTTTGGTAGACCTGCTGACTCCCAAGAATCATTAACTAATATTGATACCAAGCAAATTTATAAAACTTCACGTTTGGTTTCCAACTTGACGGGAATGTTAGTGCAACCAAATAAAGCGATCGTTGGTGCAAATGCCTTTGCACACGAGTCAGGTATTCATCAAGATGGAGTTTTGAAAAACAAACTCACCTATGAGATTATGGATGCCCAATTGATTGGTTTAACAGACAATCAAATCGTATTGGGCAAACATTCTGGTCGAAATGCATTCCGTACTCGGTTAAGGGAATTGAGCTTTGAGTTGTCGGACAAAGACCTCAATAAAGCCTTTATTCGTTTTAAAGAAGTAGCGGATAAAAAAAAAGAAATCTCAGATTGGGATTTAGAGGCGATAGTTAACGACGAAATCCAACAAGCACCTGATTTATTCCGAGTTGAATTAGTACAGGTTTCCTGCGGTAGTAATACCCAACCCACAGCTACAGTCACTCTCCGCACTCCCAACGGGGAAGAATTGACCGATGCGGCTATTGGTACAGGTCCAATCGATGCAGTTTATAAAGCCATCAACCGAGTCGTGAATGTACCTAATGAATTGATTGAGTTTTCTGTGCAATCAGTGACAGGTGGTATTGATGCGCTTGGCGAAGTCACGATTCGCTTAAGTTATGAGTCTTGTGTATTTTCTGGTCATGCAGCCAATACAGATATTATTGTGGCCTCGGCTCAGGCTTATGTAAATGCACTAAATAGATTATATGCTGCATTGCAACAGCAAGTGAAAGAAGAAGTAACAGCTTGA